A section of the Glandiceps talaboti chromosome 8, keGlaTala1.1, whole genome shotgun sequence genome encodes:
- the LOC144439227 gene encoding uncharacterized protein LOC144439227, whose product MGGSSSKKEEVRVEYRDITQSKVDEAKSEISEQFNRRLARLKEEQRLEENKKRKATAQPRIQIVDKDITDVKKTEAEDEAKERVRNRFLEEDRKQQQAESKRDQTRRKAFKEIDSKRELLKDYRFGSINGMRSFGNMDVKDMCKEGGLRLGLFGPAGSGKSSFISTCERTMREAQRGTADVKAEGGEGTIRICDYLAGDWDFLLVDSRGFGEYGKHELAAFADIMFGNITIGQIVKFEPNDTPRADADHGDIKNWIHSVIFVVSGIDPRLTSGRLNHYLNPMRDFLKPRGVAGITLITHKDKIEPEDYETTLHLASAATGSAKNHTFFVKNYTGETDRDHETEKSVCEILRYALMMGERYVKIAKHQLMQKAAMRAEGGADDSPGQTIEDFLEKLQKSKSLPKDKVKLIQDNLEDGGIRTTFALHTAWDEVKKRVRLSKLLTKYIQESLDVIFPN is encoded by the exons AAAGAAGAGGTTAGGGTTGAGTATAGGGATATAACTCAAAGTAAAGTAGACGAAGCAAAGTCTGAGATAAGTGAACAATTCAACCGTCGTTTAGCCAGGCTGAAGGAAGAACAACGActtgaagaaaacaaaaaacgtAAAGCAACAGCACAG CCAAGAATACAGATTGTTGACAAGGATATAACTGACGTTAAGAAAACTGAGGCAGAAGATGAGGCAAAAGAAAGAGTTCGAAACAGATTTTTGGAGGAAGATAGGAAGCAACAACAAGCAGAAAGCAAGCGAGATCAAACGAGAAGGAAGGCTTTTAAAGAAATTGATTCGAAACGTGAATTACTGAAAGATTATAGGTTTGGCTCTATCAACGGTATGAGGTCATTTGGGAACATGGATGTAAAAGACATGTGTAAAGAGGGTGGTCTCCGTCTTGGTTTATTTGGACCAGCAGGTTCTGGAAAGAGTAGTTTCATAAGTACTTGTGAGCGAACCATGAGAGAGGCACAAAGAG GAACTGCTGACGTAAAAGCAGAAGGAGGTGAAGGGACGATCCGAATATGTGATTATCTGGCTGGAGATTGGGACTTCCTATTAGTTGACTCACGAGGGTTCGGAGAGTATGGGAAACATGAGCTTGCAGCCTTTGCCGATATCATGTTCGGCAATATTACTATTGGCCAGATAGTAAAGTTTGAACCTAATGACACACCTCGGGCCGATGCAGATCATGGCGACATCAAGAATTGGATACACAGTGTCATATTTGTCGTCAGTGGTATAGACCCACGCCTCACAAGTGGACGACTGAATCATTATTTGAATCCGATGAGGGATTTCTTGAAACCCAGGG GTGTAGCCGGTATAACGCTGATCACTCATAAAGACAAGATTGAGCCAGAAGATTATGAAACAACACTG CATCTAGCTTCAGCTGCTACAGGAAGTGCAaaaaaccacacattttttgtcAAGAATTACACTggcgagacagacagagatcATGAAACTGAGAAAAGCGTCTGTGAAATTCTACGATATGCACTAATGATGGGGGAAAGATACGTTAAAATTGCCAAACACCAGTTGATGCAGAAAGCAGCTATGAGAGCAGAAGGAGGCGCCGATG ATTCTCCTGGACAAACAATCGAAGATTTTTTAGAAAAGCTTCAAAAGTCGAAATCTCTTCCA AAAGATAAAGTGAAGCTTATTCAAGATAATTTGGAAGACGGTGGTATACGTACTACATTTGCACTACATACAGCCTGGGATGAGGTGAAAAAGCGTGTGAGGTTATCAAAATTACTGACCAAATACATACAAGAGTCGTTGGATGTAATATTTCCGAACTAG